TGCCTTGTTGTCCACAACTGCAATGCTATTAATATTTGGAgaacataaaataataatttagctataaaaaaaaaaacacaatgaaatgacATCTATTAGTTGGCAAAAACACAGCTAAATCTTGAATTGCTGTATTTACCACTACATAAATCAGCTGTGTGGCTCACCAACACCCGGATATGTTTTATAATTAAAAAGTCTACACAAAATTCTAGCGTAAGgtgtgattggaatggaagaaagaagttCAGATGTTTATTCCAACACTATGGCCATTCATAGAAAGTGCAGAAGATGCGCTCCGTTTATCCCTCAACTTCTTCTCCTTGGAGAGTCGTTCAGCCATTCTGGCAAGTGGAAATATTAGTTATGGTGAGAACAAAATGATAGGAAACTAGGATCTGAAAATACAAGGAAGAGTTAGAGAGTTATGGGAGATACTTAGTCAATGCCATCCTGTTTGTGTAGTCGTTCTTCACTGTCTCAGGACGCCTAGTCTCCAAATTTAAACTTCTAACAGGCTTATCCAATAGTTCCTGGCCTTTCTTCACAAGATTCCTCAGGTTCTCATCCGTACTGAGGTCCATCTTTGCTTCGCTTCCTTTTAGTTGCCATTCCTACAGTATGAAAGCCCACATGTTAACCATACAGAAAATTACAGCAGAAACATGGTCTGTAGAATTATAGATCTAGAGGCCTTATCGTTTCAAGGAACATTATTGGAAACTATGAAAAAGACCTGGATTCTAAGATAGTTTTCTTTGACATGATGGAGCATCAAAGCTGTATGAATGTTGACCATGTCTGAACTTGCATTCATGATAGATTCTATGAGAGGCGTTCTTCCATCGTGAGTAATCCACTTCAAGCTTCCCCATGTGGCAGCCTTTTTTGCGTCCCATTCAATACCCTCTTCTAATCCCGTTCCAAGAGAAAGTACAACAAAGTGGTCAAGGTGCTCCTGTAAATA
This genomic stretch from Cryptomeria japonica unplaced genomic scaffold, Sugi_1.0 HiC_scaffold_135, whole genome shotgun sequence harbors:
- the LOC131866221 gene encoding patatin-like protein 2 encodes the protein MSNKELLPIDVSGDVGARILSVDGGGVRGLIPVQLLKFLEHQLQVQFINCILLLHNSYSFISTNVLLTEMLRFYKKLDGEDARLADYFNIMAGTSTGDLDSNELSHSSSSSGYKNSRQKGIEHLDHFVVLSLGTGLEEGIEWDAKKAATWGSLKWITHDGRTPLIESIMNASSDMVNIHTALMLHHVKENYLRIQEWQLKGSEAKMDLSTDENLRNLVKKGQELLDKPVRSLNLETRRPETVKNDYTNRMALTKMAERLSKEKKLRDKRSASSALSMNGHSVGINI